The Gordonia sp. KTR9 genome contains a region encoding:
- a CDS encoding CbtB domain-containing protein has protein sequence MTAPRTTAVAQAAPARALAVPNLSVASTALWLSLTVLLAGLAYYFLGYDQGVVSVFGSDTHVHEFVHDARHFLGFPCH, from the coding sequence ATGACAGCTCCTCGTACCACCGCGGTTGCACAGGCCGCACCGGCCCGTGCCCTGGCCGTACCGAACCTCTCGGTCGCGAGCACCGCCCTCTGGCTGAGCCTGACCGTGCTGCTGGCCGGTCTCGCCTACTACTTCCTCGGGTACGACCAGGGTGTCGTGTCCGTTTTCGGTTCCGACACCCACGTGCACGAGTTCGTGCACGACGCCCGTCACTTCCTCGGCTTCCCCTGCCACTGA
- a CDS encoding CbtA family protein: MEKKFIGAGLLAGLIAGIVSFVFARFYLEPVVGKAVDYEGARSEAEEALAHAAEPGGHTHGEGGELFTRAMQENLGAGVGNVVFALCMGAFFAVAFTVLWSYVGSRHPATDPRAVAGALGGIGFVAVFAVPFFAYPANPPAVGDDDTIGERTGAFLTITVASVILAIAAVVLALWLRPRIGGLISAVAGTAAYLVGVAIVLAFLPSFSEVPEPVRNDAGQIVFPGFPGDVIGDFRVYAIANQVILWTVLTVVFALLLGAMARSRTADRAPAVSSQG, from the coding sequence ATGGAGAAGAAGTTCATCGGCGCCGGCCTGCTCGCAGGTCTGATCGCCGGAATCGTCTCGTTCGTGTTCGCCCGGTTCTACCTCGAACCGGTGGTCGGCAAGGCCGTCGACTACGAGGGCGCCCGATCGGAGGCCGAGGAGGCGCTGGCCCACGCTGCCGAGCCGGGCGGCCACACCCACGGTGAGGGCGGTGAGCTGTTCACACGCGCGATGCAGGAGAACCTCGGTGCCGGCGTCGGCAACGTCGTGTTCGCCCTGTGCATGGGTGCGTTCTTCGCGGTGGCGTTCACCGTGCTGTGGAGCTACGTCGGCAGCCGTCACCCGGCCACCGATCCGCGGGCGGTCGCCGGCGCGCTGGGCGGGATCGGTTTCGTGGCCGTGTTCGCCGTGCCGTTCTTCGCCTACCCGGCGAACCCGCCCGCCGTCGGCGACGACGACACCATCGGCGAACGAACCGGCGCCTTTCTCACCATCACCGTCGCGTCGGTGATCCTCGCGATCGCGGCGGTCGTTCTGGCACTCTGGCTGCGCCCGCGGATCGGCGGATTGATCTCGGCGGTCGCCGGCACCGCGGCCTACCTGGTCGGGGTCGCGATCGTGCTCGCGTTCCTGCCGTCGTTCAGCGAGGTCCCCGAACCGGTCCGCAACGACGCCGGCCAGATCGTGTTCCCCGGTTTCCCCGGTGACGTGATCGGAGATTTCCGGGTGTACGCGATCGCCAACCAGGTGATCCTCTGGACGGTCCTCACCGTTGTCTTCGCCTTGCTTCTGGGGGCGATGGCGCGATCGCGGACCGCCGATCGCGCACCGGCGGTGTCCTCGCAGGGCTGA
- a CDS encoding histidine phosphatase family protein yields the protein MDIITAGRTGPNRSVRFGGDPVLDERGRSSVLRLAASMTRSVDTCGPEISTRETAELLGSTPDLVVDDALRTLDVGTWAGRTPEDIDPAELGGWFADPGARPHGGESVSDFVDRVHAWRAAQTRHGDRCVVVAMPVAQALLCTDAGRFFAHEVRPATLYTCADV from the coding sequence ATGGACATCATCACCGCCGGTCGCACCGGCCCGAATCGGTCGGTGCGATTCGGCGGTGATCCGGTCCTGGACGAGCGCGGCCGTTCATCCGTCCTGCGGCTCGCCGCGTCGATGACCCGATCCGTCGACACCTGCGGGCCGGAGATCTCGACCCGGGAGACCGCCGAGTTGCTCGGTTCGACACCAGACCTCGTCGTCGACGACGCGCTGCGGACCCTGGACGTCGGGACGTGGGCGGGCCGTACCCCGGAGGACATCGATCCGGCCGAACTCGGCGGGTGGTTCGCCGACCCGGGAGCACGGCCGCATGGGGGCGAGAGCGTCTCCGATTTCGTCGACCGCGTTCACGCCTGGCGCGCCGCGCAGACGCGCCACGGCGATCGGTGTGTGGTGGTGGCGATGCCGGTGGCGCAGGCGCTGCTGTGCACCGATGCGGGACGGTTCTTCGCGCACGAGGTGCGCCCGGCGACGCTGTACACCTGCGCCGACGTGTGA